A single genomic interval of Spirosoma taeanense harbors:
- a CDS encoding DUF4136 domain-containing protein: MKLKGIISSLFVVGTLASCAPAITVKYDYDPKVNVRQFTTYRIEADRQRNADPIVGSSLNQRRIADALDQSLKARGYKPVTQGEADLVVRFFTDSRDRQQIQSNNMYSPYSWWYGGMGNNVYSRQYEENRVVVNVIDARTNDIVWQGWATGQLNNRNKERDRDQAFRETVTSIMKNFPESAGQDYGAAR, translated from the coding sequence ATGAAACTTAAAGGCATAATCAGCAGTCTGTTCGTCGTCGGTACGCTGGCGTCCTGCGCCCCGGCCATTACGGTCAAGTACGATTACGACCCGAAGGTAAACGTCCGCCAGTTCACGACGTACCGGATTGAAGCGGACCGGCAGCGTAACGCCGACCCCATTGTAGGCAGTAGCCTGAACCAGCGCCGGATTGCCGACGCCCTGGATCAGTCGCTCAAAGCACGTGGCTACAAGCCCGTTACGCAGGGCGAAGCGGATCTGGTCGTCCGGTTCTTTACCGATTCACGCGATCGTCAGCAAATCCAGTCAAACAACATGTACTCGCCTTATTCCTGGTGGTATGGCGGCATGGGTAACAACGTGTACTCGCGTCAATACGAAGAAAACCGCGTGGTTGTCAACGTTATTGATGCCCGCACCAACGACATCGTCTGGCAGGGCTGGGCAACGGGTCAGCTGAACAACCGCAACAAAGAGCGCGACCGCGATCAGGCTTTCCGTGAGACGGTAACCAGCATCATGAAGAACTTCCCGGAAAGTGCCGGGCAGGACTACGGTGCAGCCCGATAA
- a CDS encoding sensor histidine kinase has product MQELTKLNLDNEMDLILVHKRSMKLGELAGMSLASQTTFATAVSEVARLALAERGRGSLALGVNADEQGWHIMACLQDRRRYQTEAADTALNNARRLVDELTISVTDQGTDIRLSCPVSDLQTVSMARVESWKRLFNREPPASPYDDIKRKNSQLQELAERLQISDQQYRQMTNSLPLLIFSLTPEGRLIYANQGLTIFSGKTLPELNAVGWLSLFHEDDQTAVRMAWADSVATGLPFRGEWRVRHAATGEGMWHMVSASPQRDAAQQLLHWNGFMADIHAQKVIEQTLRDNEELRQSQSQLENSRQRLEGDISELSRSNTELAQFAYVASHDLQEPLRKIQAFSTMLTEQYAPVLDPTAQDIIRRMQGATGRMQELIRGLLAYSRLNTETPSFRPVGLNQLVTEVLSDLETAIQDRQADIQVGPLPTIQGNNLQLRQMFQNLLSNALKFTPSERVPLVHISALVLNDPQVQGLSYSSLLGNYVEISIRDNGIGFDQKHTDRIFNLFQRLHGRNEYAGTGIGLAVCKKVVDNHGGYLTARSQPGQGATFIIYLPL; this is encoded by the coding sequence ATGCAAGAACTCACCAAACTGAACCTGGATAATGAGATGGATTTGATCCTGGTTCATAAACGCAGTATGAAACTGGGCGAACTGGCGGGCATGTCTCTGGCCTCACAAACGACCTTTGCAACAGCAGTATCCGAAGTGGCGCGGCTTGCTCTGGCCGAACGAGGTCGTGGTTCTCTGGCCCTGGGCGTAAATGCCGATGAGCAGGGCTGGCATATTATGGCTTGCCTGCAGGATCGGCGTCGCTACCAGACGGAAGCCGCCGATACCGCTCTGAATAATGCCCGGCGTCTGGTTGACGAATTAACCATTTCTGTCACCGATCAGGGTACAGATATTCGGCTATCCTGTCCGGTCTCTGATCTTCAGACGGTTAGTATGGCCCGCGTAGAAAGCTGGAAACGGTTGTTTAACCGCGAGCCACCGGCATCGCCCTACGACGATATCAAGCGTAAAAACAGCCAGTTGCAGGAGTTGGCCGAGCGGCTCCAGATCAGCGACCAGCAATACCGGCAGATGACCAATTCGCTGCCTCTGTTGATTTTTTCGCTGACGCCGGAGGGGAGATTAATTTATGCCAATCAGGGCCTAACGATCTTCTCCGGCAAAACCTTACCTGAGCTGAACGCGGTCGGCTGGCTTTCTCTTTTTCACGAAGATGATCAGACCGCTGTCCGGATGGCCTGGGCCGACAGCGTGGCTACCGGTCTGCCTTTCCGGGGTGAATGGCGGGTTCGTCATGCCGCAACCGGCGAGGGTATGTGGCATATGGTTTCGGCCAGTCCCCAACGCGACGCGGCTCAGCAGCTCCTGCACTGGAATGGCTTCATGGCCGATATTCACGCCCAAAAGGTGATAGAGCAGACGCTGCGCGATAACGAAGAACTGCGGCAAAGCCAAAGCCAGCTGGAAAACAGCCGTCAGCGGCTGGAAGGCGACATCAGTGAATTAAGCCGAAGCAATACCGAACTGGCGCAGTTTGCTTACGTAGCGAGCCATGATTTACAGGAACCTCTACGTAAAATTCAGGCGTTCAGCACGATGCTGACCGAGCAGTATGCTCCCGTACTCGACCCCACCGCCCAGGACATCATCCGACGGATGCAGGGGGCTACCGGCCGAATGCAGGAACTGATTCGTGGCCTGCTGGCCTACTCCCGACTAAATACAGAAACGCCGTCGTTCCGGCCCGTTGGCTTAAATCAACTAGTGACAGAGGTTCTGAGCGATCTGGAAACGGCCATTCAGGATCGGCAGGCAGATATTCAGGTTGGCCCGCTGCCGACGATACAGGGTAACAATCTGCAGCTCCGGCAAATGTTTCAGAATCTGCTGAGTAATGCCCTGAAATTTACTCCTTCTGAACGGGTCCCACTGGTTCATATCAGCGCCTTGGTGCTCAACGACCCCCAGGTTCAGGGCTTATCCTACTCCAGCCTGCTGGGAAACTATGTTGAAATCAGCATACGGGATAATGGAATCGGCTTCGACCAGAAACATACCGACCGGATTTTCAACCTGTTTCAACGGCTACACGGCCGTAATGAGTACGCCGGTACGGGCATCGGTCTGGCAGTCTGCAAAAAAGTAGTTGATAACCACGGCGGTTACCTCACGGCTCGCAGCCAACCCGGCCAGGGCGCTACGTTTATTATTTATCTACCTCTGTAA